From Argopecten irradians isolate NY chromosome 3, Ai_NY, whole genome shotgun sequence:
TTTCTGTAGCATCATCTCACTGTAACTTGTCCATATATATCCTCACCAGGAATAATGTCggataaagttttaaaaagtttCTAAACCTTCTGACAATGCTATAAATTGAGAAGTAGCACTCGTGGGTCCTCAATCGCTGATTTGATTTTTCGTAAGAATGTCACAGCCTCCCTTCCATCTATCAGTCGATGATCATACGTGAGGGCCACATACATCATTGGTCTGATCTCAATCTGAATCAGACATCATGCAAATGTTAATACTAGTAACAGTAACATCTCCAAATAGAAAGATGACAGTTTAACTCAATATGGGGAGTTACCTCTCGAAGACcagacaaatgacatttaattatttgatgagttacctcccttagacTATACTCCACCAGAATATTGCAATTCTAGGACTTGTGTAAACATTGGATGATTTTCCAAATTGATTAATTCAGATAACTATCATTTATTCCCGACACCTGATTATGATGGATAAAAaaatggttgttttttttttttttgctacaTATTTACCTTTCCATTGATGACGACTGCCTTCTGATCTATCCGGTGCATGCCTAGAATAGCGGATTGTGGAGGGTTAATGATTGGGGTGCCAAAAAGAGAGCCAAATACTCCCCCATTACTGATGGTAAATGTGCCTCCATCCATGTCCTCTATAGCTAAGGCACCTGCCCGAGCCTAAAGATAATAGGAAAATCAGAAATGATCTAATAATCTGAGGAATTTTATATACCCAACAACAGTCATCATAAAAATGGTATGATTAAAAGCACATGCTGTTTTGCTATCTTCACAATATGATTTTACAAAAGTGTGATACAACTAcctgtaaattaaaatatttttgacaaacCAAAGGATATGAtgaatatttttctgatatCCAGCATGCCTTATAgtcattacatttatatcaattaaagCAAATATGAAGCATATAATGATCATGATAAGGATTAATGCAATCTAATTGTTATGATCCATTAAGATAGCATTGATATCAAACTTTAGCACCGATATCAATCTTTCCTTCATAGATTTTTACCTTTTCTCCTAAAGCAGCAATTTCTAATTCTATATCAGCATAGTTCATATTAGATACATTCCGTAATACTGGCACCACTAAACcctgaaattttaaaacaaccGTTATAAATTAAGACCTGTAATTAGTGGAACATCagttttacatttcaaaaatatataggcaggtttagcggacttctcaagttttatgtaaataaataaggAAAAGTCAGGAGTTGCAGAGGCAGGAGAGTGAATCCTTCAAGATAAGATCACAAATTACAGTGGGAATGTAAAACAGGAAATCACATGACTGCCTTACCGGTCTAACATAGTATTTTGAATCATACAAAGAATGTAATTTACATACCAGTAGTTTTGGAAACTTGTCTGAATGACATTCAGTTGCTGGCATGAATGTTTTGACAGACACATTACTATTAATGATTTGGATAACCTTATTTAAGGATATCAAATTCGattgttgatattttatattccaTAATTTTAAGTTATTCcacattaattttgttaaaaacttaCCTGTATCGATAGAGGACAAGGTATTTGCACATACTTACCACAGGGTAAAGAGGTCaaagaatatttgaaatatatccTTGCTGTAGTTAACTAATACTCCCAGCAAACAAATTCACAATTAATATGAAAACACACAAACACCTCCGAGTGTCCTCCTTATagtacatatacagtaaaacatgctTAATGAACATAACTTGATGTCAATAGCCAGCATTCAATACTTCCCATAATAAAAAGCAATTGGCTTCATTATAATATCAACTTCATTCAAATGTTTTACCAAATTAATCAGAAAATGCAAATTTATCTTTCAAGCAAACCAAGCTGCATGTTTCAAATTCACCTTCTGTAAATAAGACTATTCACAGAGTTTTTAGTGAATGTTAACGTTCCATTGAAAGCATGTTTTGCTGTGTACCTTTGGTGTAGAAACGGCTACAGAAATGTCTACGTAGTCTCTGTACACAATTTCTTTATCGTCTATAACTGCATTCACAACTGGCTGATCTTCCAGGGCAAATGCCGAGGCTTTCACAAACGCTGACATAAATCCTAGTTTTAAGCCATACTTCTTCTGGAAAGCATCCTTGTAACAGCTCCTCATGTCCATAATGTTGCTGTaaggtaaattattttatttatcagtttttataTTTGGAATACTCTTAATCAGTGTTGTTTTTATGCACAAGGTTAATGAAATGAGACATCTTACATGATAAattttgccaaataaaaagttataaacTACAAATGGAAGGTTAACATGGCAACGATAGCAAacttctatttatatataaaaaaaaaagataaaaaaacccaaaaactctctaatgaatttgaaattttcgcaTAATGTATCTAAATACGATTAAGATAAGATATCAAAGTAACattagttaaaatattttgtcaaaactaCATCAGACTGGGATGAAGTGAGATAGTATTTAGTTTTATTAGCTTCAGTTTGCCTCTCTCTCTCACTTCAGTTTTGCAGAGACCTACCTCATGTCTACCTCATTAAAGGTAGTTAACATAGCACAAGTATTCTGTGCATCCTTAAGACGCTCGGCAATCCTCAGACGCATTCTGTTCATCTTGACCTGCAAAACAAATTCAGTTAACCTAAAGCAAAGCAcgtttttaagtttttaatattttttatcttattatTTTGTGTAACTGACTATTCACCAAAATTCAGGAAATTTTTACCACATATATGCATATAAATCTGTCAATTTTTCAGCATGCATTggtacataaaatattttgacaaatgaCAGAGCAGGTAACAATATCTTAATCATCAGAATTTGTTGattaaatgtcaaaattaatCTGGGTCCTgtaaatttaaatatcaaaacaagtTGATAATTCCTTGCAGAGCTTACCCTAGTTTCAGTCCTAGCTCCTCCGGAGGGTGCACCAGTACTTTGGGGACTGGCTGGCGTGG
This genomic window contains:
- the LOC138318451 gene encoding dihydrolipoyllysine-residue succinyltransferase component of 2-oxoglutarate dehydrogenase complex, mitochondrial-like, with amino-acid sequence MRPVRFNMAAMLVQGSRCLPRYVCRLTLIRNSPWKREINTIAKEKYPLNASRQAAASLKQHENLKLLQNVSRIPVGVTSRQSFHQTAVFRDEFKIVNTPAFAESVTEGDVRWEKAVGDYVKEDDVICEIETDKTSIPVPCPASGYIEELFVPDGERVEPGQQLFKLKLSGDAPAASAEKKADEPAPAAPGAPEPAPEGASAAAAGSGPIPTTPPPVQPLPSAPTTSVPVAAIKPTPASPQSTGAPSGGARTETRVKMNRMRLRIAERLKDAQNTCAMLTTFNEVDMSNIMDMRSCYKDAFQKKYGLKLGFMSAFVKASAFALEDQPVVNAVIDDKEIVYRDYVDISVAVSTPKGLVVPVLRNVSNMNYADIELEIAALGEKARAGALAIEDMDGGTFTISNGGVFGSLFGTPIINPPQSAILGMHRIDQKAVVINGKIEIRPMMYVALTYDHRLIDGREAVTFLRKIKSAIEDPRVLLLNL